The Pongo abelii isolate AG06213 chromosome 11, NHGRI_mPonAbe1-v2.0_pri, whole genome shotgun sequence genome includes a window with the following:
- the C11H2orf80 gene encoding uncharacterized protein C2orf80 homolog isoform X1: MSVSTSLRRADAPACLQKQRKNKSTGIGLRGDYIGIRLRENEFDPKGRRQLTFLDDMAHYDLAISVALQWLDPSEDLTWLEWEELKMPFHGRPIYPNRREREAMILSSYAGILMNSIPIEEVFKIYGADSSADSGTIKVPRVSSLRLSLHPFAMLTAPKAAAYARKQSVKSRKGTTNKNATSISAKEANATEWKSSQRFSNTQPKHKTESRSSPTLECNGTISAHCNLRFPSSSDSPASASRVAGITGMHHHTWLIFVFSVEVGFHHVVQAGLKLLPQPHKVLGLQA; the protein is encoded by the exons ATGTCTGTGAGCACCAGTCTGAGACGCGCGGATGCTCCAGCATGCCTCCAGAAGcagagaaagaacaaaagcaCTGGAATCGGTCTCAG GGGAGATTATATTGGCATCAGACTTCGGGAAAATGAATTTGACCCAAAAGGAAGAAGGCAACTCACCTTTCTAGATGATATG GCACACTATGACTTGGCCATCAGTGTTGCTTTGCAATGGCTGGATCCCTCAGAAGACTTAACTTGGCTGGAGTGGGAGGAACT GAAAATGCCATTCCATGGCAGACCCATATATCCAAATCGTAGAGAACGAGAAGCTATGATTTTATCATCTTATGCTGGAATCTTAATG AACAGTATCCCGATTGAGGAAGTCTTTAAAATTTATGGGGCTGATTCTTCTGCCGATTCTGGTACCATCAAG GTTCCCCGAGTTTCGTCCCTCCGCCTCTCCTTGCACCCCTTTGCCATGTTAACAGCACCCAAAGCAGCAGCATACGCCCGCAAACAGA GTGTCAAGTCAAGAAAGggaacaacaaataaaaatgccACCAGCATCTCTGCAAAGGAAGCAAATGCCACGGAATGGAAATCATCACAAAGGTTTTCAAACACACAGCCGAAGCACAAA acagagtctcgctcatcACCCACActcgagtgcaatggcacaatctcagctcactgcaacctccgcttcccgagttcaagcgattctcctgcctcagcctcccgagtagctgggattacaggcatgcaccaccacacctggctaatttttgtattttcagtagaggtggggtttcaccatgttgtccaggctggtctcaaactcctgcctcagccccacaaagtgctgggattacaggcgtga
- the C11H2orf80 gene encoding uncharacterized protein C2orf80 homolog isoform X7, translating into MPPEAEKEQKHWNRSQAHYDLAISVALQWLDPSEDLTWLEWEELKMPFHGRPIYPNRREREAMILSSYAGILMNSIPIEEVFKIYGADSSADSGTIKVPRVSSLRLSLHPFAMLTAPKAAAYARKQSVKSRKGTTNKNATSISAKEANATEWKSSQRFSNTQPKHKVT; encoded by the exons ATGCCTCCAGAAGcagagaaagaacaaaagcaCTGGAATCGGTCTCAG GCACACTATGACTTGGCCATCAGTGTTGCTTTGCAATGGCTGGATCCCTCAGAAGACTTAACTTGGCTGGAGTGGGAGGAACT GAAAATGCCATTCCATGGCAGACCCATATATCCAAATCGTAGAGAACGAGAAGCTATGATTTTATCATCTTATGCTGGAATCTTAATG AACAGTATCCCGATTGAGGAAGTCTTTAAAATTTATGGGGCTGATTCTTCTGCCGATTCTGGTACCATCAAG GTTCCCCGAGTTTCGTCCCTCCGCCTCTCCTTGCACCCCTTTGCCATGTTAACAGCACCCAAAGCAGCAGCATACGCCCGCAAACAGA GTGTCAAGTCAAGAAAGggaacaacaaataaaaatgccACCAGCATCTCTGCAAAGGAAGCAAATGCCACGGAATGGAAATCATCACAAAGGTTTTCAAACACACAGCCGAAGCACAAA
- the C11H2orf80 gene encoding uncharacterized protein C2orf80 homolog isoform X5 has product MERRLIKKEMKKLLGDYIGIRLRENEFDPKGRRQLTFLDDMAHYDLAISVALQWLDPSEDLTWLEWEELKMPFHGRPIYPNRREREAMILSSYAGILMNSIPIEEVFKIYGADSSADSGTIKVPRVSSLRLSLHPFAMLTAPKAAAYARKQSVKSRKGTTNKNATSISAKEANATEWKSSQRFSNTQPKHKVT; this is encoded by the exons ATGGAAAGAAGGCTcataaagaaggaaatgaaaaagctCTT GGGAGATTATATTGGCATCAGACTTCGGGAAAATGAATTTGACCCAAAAGGAAGAAGGCAACTCACCTTTCTAGATGATATG GCACACTATGACTTGGCCATCAGTGTTGCTTTGCAATGGCTGGATCCCTCAGAAGACTTAACTTGGCTGGAGTGGGAGGAACT GAAAATGCCATTCCATGGCAGACCCATATATCCAAATCGTAGAGAACGAGAAGCTATGATTTTATCATCTTATGCTGGAATCTTAATG AACAGTATCCCGATTGAGGAAGTCTTTAAAATTTATGGGGCTGATTCTTCTGCCGATTCTGGTACCATCAAG GTTCCCCGAGTTTCGTCCCTCCGCCTCTCCTTGCACCCCTTTGCCATGTTAACAGCACCCAAAGCAGCAGCATACGCCCGCAAACAGA GTGTCAAGTCAAGAAAGggaacaacaaataaaaatgccACCAGCATCTCTGCAAAGGAAGCAAATGCCACGGAATGGAAATCATCACAAAGGTTTTCAAACACACAGCCGAAGCACAAA
- the C11H2orf80 gene encoding uncharacterized protein C2orf80 homolog isoform X6, with protein MSVSTSLRRADAPACLQKQRKNKSTGIGLRGDYIGIRLRENEFDPKGRRQLTFLDDMAHYDLAISVALQWLDPSEDLTWLEWEELKMPFHGRPIYPNRREREAMILSSYAGILMNSIPIEEVFKIYGADSSADSGTIKVSSQEREQQIKMPPASLQRKQMPRNGNHHKGFQTHSRSTKSLRKLELYHGTS; from the exons ATGTCTGTGAGCACCAGTCTGAGACGCGCGGATGCTCCAGCATGCCTCCAGAAGcagagaaagaacaaaagcaCTGGAATCGGTCTCAG GGGAGATTATATTGGCATCAGACTTCGGGAAAATGAATTTGACCCAAAAGGAAGAAGGCAACTCACCTTTCTAGATGATATG GCACACTATGACTTGGCCATCAGTGTTGCTTTGCAATGGCTGGATCCCTCAGAAGACTTAACTTGGCTGGAGTGGGAGGAACT GAAAATGCCATTCCATGGCAGACCCATATATCCAAATCGTAGAGAACGAGAAGCTATGATTTTATCATCTTATGCTGGAATCTTAATG AACAGTATCCCGATTGAGGAAGTCTTTAAAATTTATGGGGCTGATTCTTCTGCCGATTCTGGTACCATCAAG GTGTCAAGTCAAGAAAGggaacaacaaataaaaatgccACCAGCATCTCTGCAAAGGAAGCAAATGCCACGGAATGGAAATCATCACAAAGGTTTTCAAACACACAGCCGAAGCACAAA
- the C11H2orf80 gene encoding uncharacterized protein C2orf80 homolog isoform X3: MPPEAEKEQKHWNRSQAHYDLAISVALQWLDPSEDLTWLEWEELKMPFHGRPIYPNRREREAMILSSYAGILMNSIPIEEVFKIYGADSSADSGTIKVPRVSSLRLSLHPFAMLTAPKAAAYARKQSVKSRKGTTNKNATSISAKEANATEWKSSQRFSNTQPKHKTESRSSPTLECNGTISAHCNLRFPSSSDSPASASRVAGITGMHHHTWLIFVFSVEVGFHHVVQAGLKLLPQPHKVLGLQA; encoded by the exons ATGCCTCCAGAAGcagagaaagaacaaaagcaCTGGAATCGGTCTCAG GCACACTATGACTTGGCCATCAGTGTTGCTTTGCAATGGCTGGATCCCTCAGAAGACTTAACTTGGCTGGAGTGGGAGGAACT GAAAATGCCATTCCATGGCAGACCCATATATCCAAATCGTAGAGAACGAGAAGCTATGATTTTATCATCTTATGCTGGAATCTTAATG AACAGTATCCCGATTGAGGAAGTCTTTAAAATTTATGGGGCTGATTCTTCTGCCGATTCTGGTACCATCAAG GTTCCCCGAGTTTCGTCCCTCCGCCTCTCCTTGCACCCCTTTGCCATGTTAACAGCACCCAAAGCAGCAGCATACGCCCGCAAACAGA GTGTCAAGTCAAGAAAGggaacaacaaataaaaatgccACCAGCATCTCTGCAAAGGAAGCAAATGCCACGGAATGGAAATCATCACAAAGGTTTTCAAACACACAGCCGAAGCACAAA acagagtctcgctcatcACCCACActcgagtgcaatggcacaatctcagctcactgcaacctccgcttcccgagttcaagcgattctcctgcctcagcctcccgagtagctgggattacaggcatgcaccaccacacctggctaatttttgtattttcagtagaggtggggtttcaccatgttgtccaggctggtctcaaactcctgcctcagccccacaaagtgctgggattacaggcgtga
- the C11H2orf80 gene encoding uncharacterized protein C2orf80 homolog isoform X4 yields MSVSTSLRRADAPACLQKQRKNKSTGIGLRGDYIGIRLRENEFDPKGRRQLTFLDDMAHYDLAISVALQWLDPSEDLTWLEWEELKMPFHGRPIYPNRREREAMILSSYAGILMNSIPIEEVFKIYGADSSADSGTIKVPRVSSLRLSLHPFAMLTAPKAAAYARKQSVKSRKGTTNKNATSISAKEANATEWKSSQRFSNTQPKHKVT; encoded by the exons ATGTCTGTGAGCACCAGTCTGAGACGCGCGGATGCTCCAGCATGCCTCCAGAAGcagagaaagaacaaaagcaCTGGAATCGGTCTCAG GGGAGATTATATTGGCATCAGACTTCGGGAAAATGAATTTGACCCAAAAGGAAGAAGGCAACTCACCTTTCTAGATGATATG GCACACTATGACTTGGCCATCAGTGTTGCTTTGCAATGGCTGGATCCCTCAGAAGACTTAACTTGGCTGGAGTGGGAGGAACT GAAAATGCCATTCCATGGCAGACCCATATATCCAAATCGTAGAGAACGAGAAGCTATGATTTTATCATCTTATGCTGGAATCTTAATG AACAGTATCCCGATTGAGGAAGTCTTTAAAATTTATGGGGCTGATTCTTCTGCCGATTCTGGTACCATCAAG GTTCCCCGAGTTTCGTCCCTCCGCCTCTCCTTGCACCCCTTTGCCATGTTAACAGCACCCAAAGCAGCAGCATACGCCCGCAAACAGA GTGTCAAGTCAAGAAAGggaacaacaaataaaaatgccACCAGCATCTCTGCAAAGGAAGCAAATGCCACGGAATGGAAATCATCACAAAGGTTTTCAAACACACAGCCGAAGCACAAA
- the C11H2orf80 gene encoding uncharacterized protein C2orf80 homolog isoform X2: MERRLIKKEMKKLLGDYIGIRLRENEFDPKGRRQLTFLDDMAHYDLAISVALQWLDPSEDLTWLEWEELKMPFHGRPIYPNRREREAMILSSYAGILMNSIPIEEVFKIYGADSSADSGTIKVPRVSSLRLSLHPFAMLTAPKAAAYARKQSVKSRKGTTNKNATSISAKEANATEWKSSQRFSNTQPKHKTESRSSPTLECNGTISAHCNLRFPSSSDSPASASRVAGITGMHHHTWLIFVFSVEVGFHHVVQAGLKLLPQPHKVLGLQA; the protein is encoded by the exons ATGGAAAGAAGGCTcataaagaaggaaatgaaaaagctCTT GGGAGATTATATTGGCATCAGACTTCGGGAAAATGAATTTGACCCAAAAGGAAGAAGGCAACTCACCTTTCTAGATGATATG GCACACTATGACTTGGCCATCAGTGTTGCTTTGCAATGGCTGGATCCCTCAGAAGACTTAACTTGGCTGGAGTGGGAGGAACT GAAAATGCCATTCCATGGCAGACCCATATATCCAAATCGTAGAGAACGAGAAGCTATGATTTTATCATCTTATGCTGGAATCTTAATG AACAGTATCCCGATTGAGGAAGTCTTTAAAATTTATGGGGCTGATTCTTCTGCCGATTCTGGTACCATCAAG GTTCCCCGAGTTTCGTCCCTCCGCCTCTCCTTGCACCCCTTTGCCATGTTAACAGCACCCAAAGCAGCAGCATACGCCCGCAAACAGA GTGTCAAGTCAAGAAAGggaacaacaaataaaaatgccACCAGCATCTCTGCAAAGGAAGCAAATGCCACGGAATGGAAATCATCACAAAGGTTTTCAAACACACAGCCGAAGCACAAA acagagtctcgctcatcACCCACActcgagtgcaatggcacaatctcagctcactgcaacctccgcttcccgagttcaagcgattctcctgcctcagcctcccgagtagctgggattacaggcatgcaccaccacacctggctaatttttgtattttcagtagaggtggggtttcaccatgttgtccaggctggtctcaaactcctgcctcagccccacaaagtgctgggattacaggcgtga